Below is a window of Mucilaginibacter ginkgonis DNA.
CTAGCCGAACTGGATGTTGATTATACCAGTTTGGAAAATGATTTTCAAGACTTAAGCACGCTGGCCGCTAAGATTGCCGGTACATCTATCTCCATCATTAATCTTATCGACAATTACACGCAGTGGTCTGTTTCGGGCAAAGGTTTTGCCGTTAGCTCCATGCCGCGCGAAGACAGCGTTTGCCAATACACTATAACCGGTGATGATCCATTTGAAGTGAAAGATCTTGCCGGGGACGACCGCTTTGCAGATAAAGATTACGTAAAAGGAGGCGATCAGTTACGATACTACTACGGCGTACCGCTCACTGCTGATGGTCAAAACATTGGCGCACTTTGTGTTTTAGATGCACAAGAACACCAGATAAGCGGCGAGAAAGCCGAAATGCTGAAGATCATTGCGCAAGAAATTGTAACGCGGCTAAAAACCGCCAAGATCATCAAAGACCTTCATTACCGTTTAAAAGAGGTTGATGAGAGTAAGCGCCGTGTGGCACACGACATACGCGGACCGCTGAGTGGTGTTATCGGACTCGCTAACATGATACAGGAACAGGGCGAAGACGGCACCATGGACGAGGTGCTGGAATACGTGTCGATGATTGATAAAAGCGCCAATTCCGTACTTGAATTAGCTAATGATATTTTAACTGCCGACCAGCGTAAAATGCAAACCGCACAGCCCGGGCAATATGAATTTAATTTAGGTTTACTTAAAGAAAAACTGTGGGAGTTATATGAACCACAGGCGGTGAATAAAAATATCGACTTTAAAATAGTAGTACATCCCGAAGGACAGAACATTCCTTTTTCGAAAAACAAACTGCTGCAAATCATTGGCAATATCATCTCTAACGCGATGAAGTTTACCCCCGAAAATGGGCGGATAACTGTTGATTTGAGCATGGTAACCGCGGCAGATCAAAATACCCTGCTGATATCGATAACTGACAACGGTGTAGGCATGAGCCAGGAAAAAATTGCGCAAATACTGCAAGGTAAAGGCAAATCTACAGATGGTACCGGCGGCGAACAGGGTTTCGGCTTTGGGCTTAACCTGGTAAGGCATTTAGTTGATACCCTTGACGGCACTATGCGCATTGAAAGCGCGCCTGGCAAGGGGAGCACCTTTACCGTA
It encodes the following:
- a CDS encoding GAF domain-containing sensor histidine kinase gives rise to the protein MPLNEMDRVLTLAELDVDYTSLENDFQDLSTLAAKIAGTSISIINLIDNYTQWSVSGKGFAVSSMPREDSVCQYTITGDDPFEVKDLAGDDRFADKDYVKGGDQLRYYYGVPLTADGQNIGALCVLDAQEHQISGEKAEMLKIIAQEIVTRLKTAKIIKDLHYRLKEVDESKRRVAHDIRGPLSGVIGLANMIQEQGEDGTMDEVLEYVSMIDKSANSVLELANDILTADQRKMQTAQPGQYEFNLGLLKEKLWELYEPQAVNKNIDFKIVVHPEGQNIPFSKNKLLQIIGNIISNAMKFTPENGRITVDLSMVTAADQNTLLISITDNGVGMSQEKIAQILQGKGKSTDGTGGEQGFGFGLNLVRHLVDTLDGTMRIESAPGKGSTFTVSLPQPENLT